The following proteins are co-located in the Solanum pennellii chromosome 1, SPENNV200 genome:
- the LOC107001612 gene encoding flap endonuclease 1 isoform X2 translates to MGIKGLMKLLADNAPSGMKEQKFESYFGRKIAIDASMSIYQFLIVVGRSGTEMLTNEAGETTSHLVGMFSRTIRLLEAGIKPVYVFDGKPPDLKKQELAKRYSRREDATDDLAKATESGNKEDIEKFSKRTVKVTSQHNDDCKKLLRLMGVPAVEAPSEAEAQCAALCKAEKVYAVASEDMDSLTFGAPKFLRHLMDPSSKKIPVMEFDISKVLEGLELSMDQFIDLCILCGCDYCDSIRGIGPQTALKLVRQHGSMESILENINKERYQIPDDWPYEEARRLFKEPLVVTDDEQTELKWAAPDEEGLVNFLVKENGFNIDRVTKAIEKIKTAKNKSSQGRLESFFKPVSTSAPVKRKETSHTTEKGAANKKSKAGGSKKKK, encoded by the exons ATGGGAATCAAG GGTTTAATGAAGCTTTTGGCTGACAATGCTCCAAGTGGAATGAAGGAGCAGAAGTTCGAGAGCTATTTCGGCCGTAAAATAGCCATCGACGCTAGTATGAGCATTTATCAGTTCCTG ATTGTAGTAGGACGAAGCGGTACGGAAATGCTCACTAACGAAGCTGGGGAAACTACTAg TCATTTGGTCGGGATGTTTTCGCGGACGATTAGGCTTTTGGAAGCTGGAATCAAGCCAGT TTATGTTTTTGATGGCAAGCCCCCTGATTTGAAGAAACAAGAACTTGCAAAACG TTACTCTAGAAGGGAAGATGCCACAGATGACTTGGCTAAGGCTACAGAG AGTGGCAACAAGGAGGATATTGAGAAATTCAGCAAGAGAACAGTAAAG GTTACGTCACAACACAATGATGACTGCAAAAAACTTCTCAGACTAATGGGGGTACCTGCTGTTGAG GCTCCTTCTGAAGCAGAGGCTCAGTGTGCCGCACTTTGCAAGGCAGAAAAG GTTTATGCTGTGGCCTCAGAAGATATGGATTCCTTAACTTTTGGAGCTCCAAAGTTTCTTCGCCATTTAATGGATCCTAGCTCCAAAAAGATACCAGTGATGGAATTTGATATCTCCAAG GTATTGGAGGGACTTGAACTTAGTATGGATCAGTTCATAGACTTGTGCATTCTTTGTGGATGTGATTACTGTGATAGCATCCGAG GCATAGGGCCCCAGACGGCTTTGAAGCTTGTACGCCAACATGGGTCAATGGAGAGCATATTAGAGAATATTAACAAAGAGAG ATATCAAATACCTGATGATTGGCCTTATGAAGAGGCTAGGCGGCTCTTCAAGGAACCATTAGTTGTTACAGATGATGAGCAAACTGAACTAAAATGGGCTGCTCCTGATGAAGAA GGGTTGGTTAACTTTCTGGTAAAGGAAAATGGATTCAACATTGATAGAGTTACAAAG GCAATAGAAAAGATCAAGACAGCCAAGAACAAATCTTCTCAGGGGCG GTTAGAATCATTCTTTAAACCAGTTAGCACATCTGCTCCAGTTAAAAGAAAG
- the LOC107001612 gene encoding flap endonuclease 1 isoform X1 has translation MGIKGLMKLLADNAPSGMKEQKFESYFGRKIAIDASMSIYQFLIVVGRSGTEMLTNEAGETTSHLVGMFSRTIRLLEAGIKPVYVFDGKPPDLKKQELAKRYSRREDATDDLAKATESGNKEDIEKFSKRTVKVTSQHNDDCKKLLRLMGVPAVEAPSEAEAQCAALCKAEKVYAVASEDMDSLTFGAPKFLRHLMDPSSKKIPVMEFDISKVLEGLELSMDQFIDLCILCGCDYCDSIRGIGPQTALKLVRQHGSMESILENINKERYQIPDDWPYEEARRLFKEPLVVTDDEQTELKWAAPDEEGLVNFLVKENGFNIDRVTKAIEKIKTAKNKSSQGRLESFFKPVSTSAPVKRKGTKCVLVYPSPVTKFKTLSLRSRPGVLGRLIFPSLELGSNYSVPLSRHFCFGI, from the exons ATGGGAATCAAG GGTTTAATGAAGCTTTTGGCTGACAATGCTCCAAGTGGAATGAAGGAGCAGAAGTTCGAGAGCTATTTCGGCCGTAAAATAGCCATCGACGCTAGTATGAGCATTTATCAGTTCCTG ATTGTAGTAGGACGAAGCGGTACGGAAATGCTCACTAACGAAGCTGGGGAAACTACTAg TCATTTGGTCGGGATGTTTTCGCGGACGATTAGGCTTTTGGAAGCTGGAATCAAGCCAGT TTATGTTTTTGATGGCAAGCCCCCTGATTTGAAGAAACAAGAACTTGCAAAACG TTACTCTAGAAGGGAAGATGCCACAGATGACTTGGCTAAGGCTACAGAG AGTGGCAACAAGGAGGATATTGAGAAATTCAGCAAGAGAACAGTAAAG GTTACGTCACAACACAATGATGACTGCAAAAAACTTCTCAGACTAATGGGGGTACCTGCTGTTGAG GCTCCTTCTGAAGCAGAGGCTCAGTGTGCCGCACTTTGCAAGGCAGAAAAG GTTTATGCTGTGGCCTCAGAAGATATGGATTCCTTAACTTTTGGAGCTCCAAAGTTTCTTCGCCATTTAATGGATCCTAGCTCCAAAAAGATACCAGTGATGGAATTTGATATCTCCAAG GTATTGGAGGGACTTGAACTTAGTATGGATCAGTTCATAGACTTGTGCATTCTTTGTGGATGTGATTACTGTGATAGCATCCGAG GCATAGGGCCCCAGACGGCTTTGAAGCTTGTACGCCAACATGGGTCAATGGAGAGCATATTAGAGAATATTAACAAAGAGAG ATATCAAATACCTGATGATTGGCCTTATGAAGAGGCTAGGCGGCTCTTCAAGGAACCATTAGTTGTTACAGATGATGAGCAAACTGAACTAAAATGGGCTGCTCCTGATGAAGAA GGGTTGGTTAACTTTCTGGTAAAGGAAAATGGATTCAACATTGATAGAGTTACAAAG GCAATAGAAAAGATCAAGACAGCCAAGAACAAATCTTCTCAGGGGCG GTTAGAATCATTCTTTAAACCAGTTAGCACATCTGCTCCAGTTAAAAGAAAG GGGACTAAATGTGTTCTTGTATATCCGAGTCCTGTTACCAAGTTTAAGACACTCTC